One genomic window of Acidobacteriota bacterium includes the following:
- a CDS encoding GGDEF domain-containing protein has protein sequence MAKDFPVTDSAERRALLDALGVDLAQLDRRTRAAIEALSEEVLALRAEGDDLRAALADAELLADNDALVPIFNRRAFEREVRREIALSGRFQTPLSLIFIDLDNFKLVNDTYGHAAGDDVLFTVAEILRARTRETDIVGRLGGDEFGVVLAHATFEDTQRKAAQLAEAIDALEVRDESRPETPVVRVGASCGVVEWRTAQTAAALIARADQAMFLEKSRRKAAGRAAR, from the coding sequence ATGGCGAAGGACTTTCCCGTGACCGATTCGGCAGAACGCCGGGCCCTCCTCGACGCCCTGGGCGTCGACCTCGCGCAACTTGACCGGCGCACGCGCGCCGCCATCGAGGCGTTGAGCGAGGAAGTGCTGGCCCTGCGCGCGGAGGGCGATGACCTGCGCGCCGCCCTCGCCGATGCCGAACTGCTGGCCGACAATGACGCGCTGGTGCCGATCTTCAACCGCCGCGCCTTCGAGCGCGAAGTTCGCCGCGAGATCGCGCTGTCCGGCCGCTTCCAGACGCCCTTGTCGCTGATCTTCATCGACCTCGACAATTTCAAGCTGGTCAACGACACCTACGGGCATGCCGCCGGCGACGATGTGCTGTTCACCGTGGCCGAAATACTGCGCGCCCGCACGCGCGAGACCGACATTGTCGGGCGCCTCGGCGGGGACGAGTTCGGCGTCGTGCTCGCGCACGCCACGTTCGAGGACACCCAGCGCAAGGCGGCGCAGCTCGCCGAAGCCATCGACGCGCTCGAAGTTCGTGATGAATCCCGGCCGGAAACGCCCGTCGTGCGGGTCGGCGCCTCCTGCGGCGTGGTCGAGTGGCGCACCGCCCAGACCGCCGCCGCGCTGATCGCCCGCGCCGATCAGGCCATGTTCCTGGAGAAATCGCGCCGGAAAGCCGCCGGACGCGCCGCGCGCTGA
- the rpmB gene encoding 50S ribosomal protein L28, whose translation MSRECELTGTKPMVGHIVSHSQIKTKRRYLPNLVQVTLHSEALDQNFRLRIAAKALRTVDKLGGLDAFLAKAKDDALSDKALKIKRDIAKKAVAA comes from the coding sequence ATGTCCCGCGAATGTGAACTTACTGGCACGAAGCCGATGGTCGGCCATATCGTCAGCCACTCCCAGATCAAGACCAAGCGCCGCTACCTGCCGAATCTCGTGCAGGTTACGCTGCACTCGGAAGCGCTCGACCAGAACTTCCGCCTGCGCATCGCCGCCAAGGCCCTGCGCACGGTCGACAAGCTCGGCGGCCTCGATGCCTTCCTCGCCAAGGCGAAGGACGATGCCCTCTCCGACAAGGCCCTGAAAATCAAGCGCGACATCGCCAAGAAAGCCGTCGCCGCCTGA
- a CDS encoding SDR family oxidoreductase: protein MGEPVTLVLGLGREVGDAVARTFQEAGHRVLVADPSDERLDSARDALDDDVATYHGELHSRLGLRNAITAAIEAFGRIDNAVIIPEIEEGDHLLDFTQEKFEKALARSARGAALALRVIAESLIEQEDLPQAGAERIPQKGTVTFVLGYAAIASMPGRFTESVGQSAILGVMKAGALELAEHAIRVNAIIAIRPREERSETWTARRVPLGRAAQADEIAEAARYIASPQAAYLTGQSLVLDGGRSTLSGLID, encoded by the coding sequence ATGGGTGAGCCTGTAACCCTTGTTCTCGGCCTCGGCCGCGAGGTCGGCGACGCCGTCGCGCGCACCTTCCAGGAGGCGGGCCACCGCGTACTGGTCGCCGATCCGTCCGACGAGCGCCTCGACTCGGCGCGCGATGCGCTCGACGATGATGTTGCCACCTATCACGGCGAGCTGCATTCGCGGCTCGGCCTGCGTAACGCCATCACCGCCGCCATCGAGGCCTTCGGGCGTATCGACAATGCGGTGATCATACCGGAAATCGAGGAAGGCGACCACTTGCTCGACTTCACGCAGGAGAAGTTCGAGAAGGCGCTCGCCCGCTCGGCCCGCGGCGCCGCGCTCGCCCTGCGCGTCATCGCCGAGAGCCTGATCGAGCAGGAAGACCTGCCCCAGGCCGGCGCCGAGCGCATCCCGCAGAAGGGCACGGTCACCTTCGTGCTCGGCTATGCCGCGATTGCCTCGATGCCCGGCCGGTTCACCGAAAGCGTCGGACAAAGCGCCATCCTCGGCGTGATGAAAGCCGGCGCGCTGGAGCTTGCCGAGCATGCCATTCGCGTCAACGCGATCATCGCGATCCGTCCGCGTGAGGAACGTTCGGAAACCTGGACCGCCCGCCGCGTACCGCTGGGGCGCGCCGCGCAGGCGGACGAGATCGCCGAAGCCGCCCGCTACATCGCCTCCCCGCAGGCCGCCTATCTCACCGGCCAGAGCCTCGTGCTCGACGGCGGCCGCTCGACCCTTTCGGGCCTGATCGACTAG
- a CDS encoding alkaline phosphatase D family protein: protein MTQVTRRGLLGGAALGTIGLAACATKPAARPAFEGDVGFLHGVASGDPLPDRVILWTRVTPVTGSGPVPVDWEISAEGASNPVASGTFETSEARDHTVKVDVAGLSPATRYRFRFSVRTASGTVSSPEGRTRTTSADGDAAVKLGVVSCANWQFGLFTVYDALAKEDGLDAVVHLGDYMYEYGVDGYGGDVAQKLGRPHDPPTEVLSLADYRRRHAQYKTDPALQAAHAAAPWICTWDDHESANDSYRTGAENHNPDQGEGEWSERKMRALQAYFEWMPIREPKPGEVTSAVWRTFRFGNVATVHALDSRLTGRSQPLDWGAALAGAASQEDMAAKIQATLQTVADPSRTMLGAEQEAWLAGEFAASVQSGASWQVLANQVVMARVKLPDFTKLMTPEQVAAQDVPQVIETLPFTALGLPWNLDAWDGYPAARERLYASAAAAGARLVTLAGDTHTAYANNLYDAGGALRGVEFACTSVSSPGMGSYVKAMPDLGEQIAAVNDEVVWHDAFSHGYTLVTLTREAAVGTYRTVSTIYSPDYTAATVAAYSANFDKSGVTPLAPA from the coding sequence ATGACACAGGTAACACGGCGCGGACTGCTGGGCGGCGCCGCCCTCGGGACAATCGGGCTGGCGGCCTGTGCGACCAAGCCCGCAGCGCGGCCGGCATTTGAAGGCGACGTAGGCTTCCTGCACGGCGTGGCGTCCGGCGATCCGCTGCCTGACCGGGTGATCCTGTGGACCCGGGTGACGCCGGTGACCGGCTCTGGGCCGGTGCCGGTTGACTGGGAAATCTCTGCAGAGGGCGCTTCGAACCCCGTGGCAAGCGGCACCTTCGAAACATCCGAGGCGCGCGACCATACGGTGAAGGTCGACGTGGCGGGCCTGTCGCCAGCGACCCGCTACCGGTTCCGGTTCTCGGTGCGCACGGCCAGCGGCACCGTTTCCTCGCCTGAAGGCCGGACGCGGACGACTTCGGCCGACGGCGACGCCGCAGTGAAGCTGGGGGTCGTGTCCTGCGCCAACTGGCAGTTCGGCCTGTTCACGGTCTATGACGCGCTGGCGAAGGAGGACGGCCTCGATGCCGTCGTGCATCTCGGCGACTACATGTACGAGTACGGCGTGGACGGGTATGGCGGCGATGTCGCCCAGAAGCTCGGCCGGCCGCATGATCCGCCTACGGAGGTCCTGTCGCTTGCGGATTATCGCCGCCGGCATGCTCAGTACAAGACCGATCCCGCCCTGCAGGCGGCGCATGCCGCAGCGCCCTGGATCTGCACCTGGGACGACCATGAGAGCGCCAACGATTCCTATCGCACCGGCGCCGAGAACCACAATCCCGACCAGGGCGAAGGCGAATGGAGCGAGCGCAAGATGCGCGCGCTGCAGGCCTATTTCGAATGGATGCCGATCCGCGAGCCGAAGCCCGGTGAGGTAACCTCAGCCGTGTGGCGTACCTTCCGGTTCGGCAATGTGGCGACGGTGCATGCGCTCGACTCGCGCCTCACCGGCCGGTCGCAGCCGCTGGACTGGGGCGCGGCGCTGGCGGGGGCTGCCTCGCAGGAGGATATGGCCGCGAAGATTCAGGCGACGCTGCAGACCGTCGCCGATCCGTCCCGCACGATGCTGGGCGCCGAGCAGGAGGCCTGGCTGGCGGGCGAGTTTGCCGCCTCGGTGCAATCCGGCGCGAGCTGGCAGGTGCTGGCCAACCAGGTCGTGATGGCGCGGGTGAAACTGCCCGACTTCACCAAGCTGATGACGCCGGAGCAAGTGGCGGCGCAAGACGTGCCGCAGGTGATCGAGACCTTGCCGTTCACCGCGCTGGGCCTGCCCTGGAACCTCGACGCCTGGGACGGCTACCCGGCGGCGCGCGAGCGCCTCTACGCCAGCGCGGCCGCCGCGGGCGCGCGCCTCGTGACGCTCGCAGGTGACACGCATACGGCGTATGCGAACAATCTCTACGATGCCGGCGGCGCTCTGCGCGGCGTCGAGTTTGCCTGCACGTCAGTCTCGTCGCCGGGCATGGGCAGCTATGTGAAAGCGATGCCGGACCTTGGCGAGCAGATCGCCGCCGTGAACGACGAAGTCGTCTGGCACGACGCGTTCAGCCATGGCTACACGCTGGTGACGCTGACGCGCGAGGCGGCGGTGGGCACATACCGGACCGTGTCGACGATCTACTCGCCCGATTACACCGCCGCGACGGTAGCGGCTTATTCGGCGAACTTCGATAAGTCCGGCGTCACGCCGCTGGCGCCCGCCTAG
- a CDS encoding YdcH family protein: MSLDGRISELANKHRQLDEQIAAEQKRPARDDLTVKDMKRQKLRIKEELRQLKAS, translated from the coding sequence ATGTCGCTCGATGGTCGGATCAGTGAGCTCGCAAACAAGCACCGCCAACTGGACGAACAGATCGCCGCCGAACAGAAGCGCCCAGCCCGCGACGATCTGACGGTAAAGGACATGAAACGGCAGAAACTCAGGATTAAGGAGGAACTGCGACAGTTGAAGGCCAGCTGA
- a CDS encoding RluA family pseudouridine synthase, giving the protein MSRIEIVAAPEDAGQRLDAFLAARAGELSRSRAKALIEEGAVEVDGAAETSPRAPVRAGSTYAVALPAPVAAQPEPEDIPLDIVFEDSDLIILNKPPGMAVHPAPGSETGTLVNALLHHCKGQLSGINGVERPGIVHRLDKLTSGVMVAAKTEAAHVGLAALFEHHDIDRMYLAVTRGAPRPLAGTVDAAIARSVGDRKKMSVHRNPDSPSARRAVTHYRVTATYGVRDKQTRSPAAALIECRLETGRTHQIRVHLAHIGVPVLGDPVYGRQMGLTALGSGPAHAAALAAVKAMDRQALHAAVLGFVHPVTGETLRFEVPVPPDMAALIAALKGLPASV; this is encoded by the coding sequence ATGAGCCGGATTGAAATTGTCGCCGCCCCCGAAGACGCAGGCCAGCGCCTCGATGCCTTCCTCGCCGCAAGGGCGGGGGAGCTGTCGCGCTCGCGAGCCAAGGCCCTGATCGAGGAAGGCGCCGTCGAGGTCGATGGCGCCGCCGAAACCAGCCCCCGCGCGCCGGTCCGGGCTGGCAGCACCTATGCCGTCGCCTTGCCGGCCCCGGTCGCTGCCCAACCGGAGCCGGAAGACATCCCGCTCGACATCGTGTTCGAAGACAGCGACCTCATCATCCTCAACAAGCCGCCTGGCATGGCCGTCCACCCGGCGCCGGGCAGCGAAACCGGCACGCTGGTCAATGCGCTGCTGCATCACTGCAAGGGGCAGCTGTCCGGCATCAACGGGGTCGAACGGCCCGGCATCGTCCACCGGCTCGACAAGCTGACCAGCGGCGTCATGGTTGCCGCCAAGACCGAGGCAGCGCATGTCGGCCTGGCGGCTCTCTTCGAGCATCACGACATCGACCGGATGTATCTCGCCGTCACCCGCGGCGCCCCGCGCCCGCTGGCCGGGACCGTCGATGCCGCGATCGCCCGCTCGGTCGGCGACCGCAAGAAGATGTCGGTCCACCGCAATCCGGACAGCCCGTCCGCCCGCCGGGCCGTCACCCACTACCGCGTCACCGCCACCTATGGTGTGCGCGACAAGCAGACCCGCTCGCCGGCGGCCGCGCTGATCGAGTGCCGCCTCGAGACCGGGCGCACCCACCAGATCCGCGTCCACCTCGCGCATATCGGGGTGCCGGTGCTGGGCGACCCCGTCTATGGCCGCCAGATGGGTCTCACCGCCCTCGGTTCTGGCCCGGCCCACGCGGCGGCACTGGCCGCGGTCAAAGCCATGGACCGGCAGGCCCTGCACGCTGCTGTCCTTGGCTTCGTCCACCCGGTCACTGGCGAGACACTTCGCTTTGAAGTGCCAGTCCCTCCGGACATGGCGGCGCTGATCGCGGCGCTGAAAGGCCTGCCCGCCAGCGTCTGA
- a CDS encoding 5-(carboxyamino)imidazole ribonucleotide synthase, with protein sequence MTPLRSGATIGILGGGQLGRMLASAGAQLGFDMLIYSPEDDPPAGRVAAGAWSAAWDDGDALAEFARACDVVTLEFENVPVRTVEAVEAAGTPVLPGAASLKVSQDRYTEKSFLNAQGITTAPFEPVDGPGDVTAALAALGGKGVLKTRREGYDGKGQAWIRSPEEAEAAWHRIGEAPAILEAAIAFQCEISVLVARSANGETRTWAPPRNLHKDGILAVSQVPSGLPKAIEEDARAKAVRLVGALGHVGVLALEFFVLPDGTLLANEFAPRVHNSGHWTPEACQTGQFEQHIRAVAGWPLGDTRRLFDAEMINLIGEDGLVSPAALGPHDTLTLYGKREARPGRKMGHITRRLAPRKD encoded by the coding sequence ATGACGCCTCTGCGCTCCGGCGCCACAATCGGCATACTTGGCGGCGGGCAGCTGGGCCGGATGCTGGCCAGCGCCGGCGCGCAGCTGGGCTTCGACATGCTGATCTACTCGCCGGAAGACGACCCGCCGGCGGGCCGCGTTGCGGCGGGCGCCTGGTCGGCGGCCTGGGATGACGGCGATGCGCTCGCCGAATTTGCGCGGGCCTGCGATGTGGTCACGCTCGAGTTCGAAAATGTTCCCGTACGGACGGTCGAGGCGGTGGAAGCGGCCGGCACGCCGGTATTGCCGGGCGCGGCCTCGCTGAAAGTCTCGCAGGACCGTTACACGGAGAAGTCGTTCCTGAATGCGCAGGGCATAACCACGGCGCCTTTCGAACCCGTGGACGGCCCCGGTGACGTGACCGCGGCGCTTGCGGCGCTCGGCGGAAAGGGCGTGCTGAAGACGCGCCGCGAAGGCTATGACGGCAAGGGGCAAGCCTGGATCCGTTCGCCGGAGGAGGCCGAGGCCGCCTGGCACCGCATCGGCGAAGCGCCAGCGATCCTGGAGGCGGCGATTGCCTTCCAGTGCGAGATCTCTGTGCTCGTCGCGCGCAGTGCCAACGGCGAGACACGCACCTGGGCCCCGCCCCGCAACCTGCACAAGGACGGTATCCTGGCCGTCTCGCAAGTGCCAAGCGGCTTGCCGAAAGCGATCGAGGAGGATGCCCGCGCAAAGGCAGTGCGGCTCGTCGGCGCGCTCGGACATGTCGGCGTGCTGGCGCTGGAATTCTTCGTGCTGCCGGACGGGACGTTGCTGGCCAACGAGTTTGCGCCGCGGGTCCACAATTCCGGTCACTGGACACCGGAAGCCTGCCAGACCGGCCAGTTCGAACAGCACATACGCGCCGTCGCCGGCTGGCCGCTGGGCGACACGCGCCGCCTGTTCGATGCGGAGATGATCAACCTGATCGGTGAAGACGGGCTTGTCAGCCCGGCCGCGCTGGGGCCTCATGACACGCTGACACTCTACGGAAAGCGCGAGGCGCGCCCGGGCCGCAAGATGGGCCACATCACGCGCCGCCTCGCCCCACGAAAGGACTGA
- a CDS encoding AI-2E family transporter, translating to MPSGDPALPGKPPDADLSPSNWALIGIFLIMAFGALSVAQGLFVPLVTALMLALVFSPVRRALGFLGIPPVFAASLIFIVGLGLLAALIYAASGTLASRIENAPELMERAEREVRQLLGSVQPVLDATEKISEMTGDQAEEAVLIRQPGMMSLAAKATPAVFGEIIITLTLAFFLIASGDLFYEKLVQIMPTFKDKRRALQIARDIEEQLSNYLFTISVINAVVAVLVGLTAWAFGLPDPVLFAVAAFLLNFIPYLGPLAGFAIMFVTGLVVLDSPFAALAPTFIYWVINTLEGQIATPILLGRRLQMNAVVVFVSFAVWAWLWSFMGMLLATPILLSLKVISDHVPGMSRLGTFLAARDDMSTRDQRILSFVFRAKKPPAAAPPEAR from the coding sequence ATGCCCAGCGGCGATCCAGCCCTCCCGGGCAAGCCGCCAGATGCGGACCTGAGCCCGTCGAACTGGGCCCTCATCGGCATTTTCCTCATCATGGCATTCGGGGCGCTGTCCGTCGCGCAGGGCCTGTTCGTGCCGCTGGTCACGGCGCTGATGCTGGCGCTCGTGTTCAGCCCGGTCCGCCGCGCCCTCGGCTTCCTCGGCATCCCGCCCGTATTCGCCGCCAGCCTGATCTTCATCGTCGGCCTCGGCCTGCTCGCGGCGCTCATCTATGCGGCGTCCGGCACGCTTGCCTCCCGGATCGAGAATGCACCGGAGCTGATGGAGCGGGCAGAGCGCGAGGTGCGCCAACTGCTCGGCTCCGTGCAGCCGGTGCTCGATGCCACCGAAAAGATCTCCGAAATGACCGGCGACCAGGCGGAGGAGGCGGTGCTGATCCGTCAGCCGGGCATGATGTCGCTCGCGGCGAAAGCCACCCCGGCGGTGTTCGGGGAAATCATCATCACCCTGACGCTCGCCTTCTTCCTTATCGCGTCCGGCGACCTGTTCTACGAAAAGCTCGTGCAGATCATGCCGACCTTCAAGGACAAGCGCCGCGCCCTGCAGATTGCGCGCGACATCGAGGAGCAGCTGTCGAACTACCTGTTCACGATCTCGGTCATCAATGCCGTCGTCGCCGTGCTGGTCGGCCTCACGGCCTGGGCGTTCGGCCTGCCGGATCCCGTCCTGTTCGCGGTGGCAGCCTTCCTGCTGAACTTCATCCCCTATCTCGGCCCGCTCGCCGGCTTCGCGATCATGTTCGTCACCGGCCTCGTCGTCCTCGACTCGCCCTTCGCCGCCCTCGCGCCGACCTTCATCTACTGGGTGATCAACACGCTTGAGGGCCAGATCGCGACCCCCATCCTGCTCGGCCGCCGCCTGCAGATGAATGCCGTCGTGGTGTTCGTCTCCTTCGCGGTGTGGGCCTGGCTCTGGTCATTCATGGGCATGCTGCTGGCCACCCCGATCCTGCTGTCGCTGAAGGTGATCTCGGACCATGTGCCCGGCATGAGCCGGCTCGGCACCTTCCTCGCCGCGCGCGACGACATGTCGACCCGCGACCAGCGTATCCTCAGCTTCGTGTTCAGGGCGAAGAAGCCTCCGGCTGCCGCGCCGCCGGAGGCCAGGTAG
- a CDS encoding DUF3108 domain-containing protein, translating into MKRSLPLAAAASLAFLGASTAQTAPTPAAPPAVLASIKAGAPTRMIYELDAKAMVFIIPATGRASFTVDLKPDTYTMKSRVRTTGLADVFVNYDMSLSAAGYVREGGLKTAQYISQNRDGKKNRRVELNMTDTGFDMTANPKFGNLGDPAATQAQAILANDPITALITFALEPRAKGADACGGPIKVFDGRQLTYLHLKRSGTGTVKVKTNGWSGQAIECHVTMDKIAGYKKGESNNDTLTGIDGPLKMFLAPLENGAYVPVKIVADTDKVGKVTLTARSLRFEPLVTAAATTTGKGG; encoded by the coding sequence ATGAAGCGCAGCCTTCCCCTCGCCGCCGCCGCCTCGCTCGCCTTCCTGGGTGCCTCGACCGCCCAGACCGCGCCGACCCCGGCCGCGCCGCCCGCCGTGCTGGCCAGCATCAAGGCCGGCGCCCCGACGCGCATGATCTATGAGCTCGATGCCAAGGCGATGGTGTTCATCATCCCCGCCACGGGCCGGGCCTCGTTTACGGTGGACCTGAAACCAGACACCTACACCATGAAGTCGCGCGTGCGCACGACCGGGCTGGCGGACGTGTTCGTCAATTATGACATGTCGCTCAGCGCCGCCGGCTATGTCCGCGAAGGCGGCCTGAAGACGGCGCAGTACATTTCGCAGAACCGCGACGGCAAGAAAAACCGCCGGGTCGAGCTGAACATGACGGATACCGGTTTCGACATGACCGCCAATCCGAAGTTCGGCAACCTTGGCGACCCCGCCGCCACGCAGGCGCAGGCGATCCTCGCCAACGACCCGATCACGGCGCTGATCACCTTCGCGCTGGAGCCGCGCGCCAAGGGCGCCGATGCCTGCGGCGGGCCGATCAAGGTGTTCGACGGGCGCCAGCTGACCTACCTGCACCTGAAGCGGTCGGGCACCGGCACCGTGAAAGTGAAGACCAATGGCTGGTCCGGCCAGGCGATCGAGTGCCATGTGACGATGGACAAGATTGCCGGCTACAAGAAGGGCGAGTCGAACAATGACACGCTGACCGGCATCGATGGCCCCCTGAAGATGTTCCTCGCGCCGCTGGAAAACGGCGCCTATGTGCCGGTTAAGATCGTCGCGGACACCGACAAGGTGGGCAAGGTGACGCTGACGGCCCGGTCGCTGCGGTTCGAGCCGCTGGTGACGGCGGCCGCAACCACCACCGGCAAGGGCGGCTGA
- the purE gene encoding 5-(carboxyamino)imidazole ribonucleotide mutase — protein sequence MAAGKTPVVGIIMGSQSDWPVMQHAARMLEEMGVAHEAKIVSAHRTPDRLTDYAKAAKGRGLKVIIAGAGGAAHLPGMTAAMTPLPVLGVPVQSKTLSGLDSLLSIVQMPKGVPVGTLAIGEAGAANAGLLAAAIVALEDKAVAEKLDAFRAAQTAGVKEAPEG from the coding sequence ATGGCAGCGGGCAAGACCCCGGTAGTAGGCATTATCATGGGCAGCCAGTCGGACTGGCCGGTCATGCAGCACGCCGCCCGGATGCTGGAGGAGATGGGGGTGGCGCACGAGGCGAAGATCGTCTCCGCGCACCGCACGCCGGACCGGCTGACTGACTATGCGAAGGCCGCCAAGGGCCGAGGCCTCAAGGTGATCATCGCCGGGGCCGGCGGCGCCGCGCACCTGCCCGGCATGACGGCTGCCATGACGCCGCTGCCCGTGCTGGGCGTGCCGGTGCAGTCGAAAACCCTGAGCGGGCTCGATAGCCTGCTGTCCATCGTGCAGATGCCGAAAGGCGTGCCGGTTGGCACGCTGGCCATCGGCGAGGCGGGCGCCGCCAATGCCGGCCTCTTGGCCGCCGCGATTGTTGCGCTGGAAGACAAGGCGGTCGCAGAGAAACTGGACGCGTTCCGCGCCGCACAGACGGCCGGCGTGAAAGAGGCGCCCGAAGGATGA
- a CDS encoding creatininase family protein, whose amino-acid sequence MRLPVSTWPDIEAWLKRSKTIVVPIGSFEQHGPNGFIGTDALCPEIIANHAESLAPDDILVGPTFNVGCAQHHLGFPGTITLRPSTMMAAMADWTESLVRHGFERVLWFNGHGGNISTIEAAFAEIHARRSYDPRGADNRPDLMLKRRDWWDYREVMGICNQLYPTGHGSHATASEVSVTYWAYPERERSKTEMSPKIAPTGTISDAVRYRRDFPDGRIGSDPTQSSVADGGKIVDVAAKCLLEEVARFGA is encoded by the coding sequence ATGCGCCTTCCCGTCTCGACCTGGCCCGACATCGAAGCCTGGCTGAAGAGATCGAAGACCATCGTCGTGCCGATCGGCTCGTTCGAACAGCACGGACCGAACGGCTTCATCGGCACCGATGCCCTCTGCCCGGAGATCATCGCCAACCATGCCGAAAGCCTGGCGCCGGACGACATCCTCGTCGGGCCGACGTTCAACGTCGGCTGCGCGCAGCACCATCTCGGCTTTCCGGGCACGATCACGCTGCGCCCGTCGACGATGATGGCAGCGATGGCGGACTGGACGGAGAGCCTCGTGCGCCACGGGTTCGAGCGCGTGCTGTGGTTCAACGGCCATGGCGGCAACATCTCCACCATCGAGGCGGCGTTTGCGGAGATTCACGCGCGCCGCAGCTACGATCCGCGCGGCGCCGATAATCGCCCGGACCTGATGCTGAAGCGGCGCGACTGGTGGGACTACCGTGAGGTTATGGGCATCTGCAACCAGCTCTATCCGACCGGCCATGGCAGCCACGCCACGGCGTCTGAAGTCTCCGTCACCTATTGGGCCTATCCCGAGCGTGAACGCAGCAAGACCGAGATGAGTCCCAAGATCGCCCCGACCGGCACGATCAGCGACGCCGTGCGCTATCGCCGGGACTTCCCGGATGGCCGGATCGGCTCCGACCCGACACAGTCGAGCGTCGCGGACGGGGGCAAGATTGTCGACGTGGCTGCCAAGTGCCTGCTGGAAGAAGTGGCGCGGTTTGGCGCCTGA